A single region of the Bacteroides luhongzhouii genome encodes:
- a CDS encoding alpha-N-arabinofuranosidase, producing MKAKLLVSTAFLAASVSLSAQKSATITVHADQGKEIIPKEIYGQFAEHLGSCIYGGLWVGENSDIPNIKGYRTDVFNALKDLSVPVLRWPGGCFADEYHWMDGIGPKENRPKMVNNNWGGTIEDNSFGTHEFLNLCEMLGCEPYVSGNVGSGTVEELAKWVEYITSDGDSPMANLRRKNGRDKAWKLKYLGVGNESWGCGGSMRPEYYADLYRRYSTYCRNYDGNRLFKIASGASDYDYKWTDVLMNRVGHRMDGLSLHYYTVTGWSGSKGSATQFNKDDYYWTMGKCLEVEDVLKKHCAIMDKYDKDKKIALLLDEWGTWWDEEPGTIKGHLYQQNTLRDAFVASLSLDVFHKYTDRLKMANIAQIVNVLQSMILTKDKEMVLTPTYYVFKMYKVHQDATYLPIDLTCEKISVRDNRTVPMVSATASKNKDGVIHLSLSNVDTDEAQEITINLGDTKAKKAVGEILTSAKLTDYNSFEKPDIVKPAPFKEVKINKGTMKVKLPAKSIVTLELQ from the coding sequence ATGAAAGCAAAACTATTAGTCAGCACGGCTTTTCTGGCAGCATCCGTATCTCTTTCTGCACAAAAGAGTGCTACCATAACCGTACATGCCGATCAAGGCAAAGAAATCATACCGAAGGAAATTTACGGCCAGTTTGCCGAACATCTGGGTTCATGTATCTACGGTGGTCTTTGGGTAGGCGAAAACTCGGATATTCCCAACATCAAGGGATATCGCACAGATGTATTCAATGCACTAAAAGACTTGTCCGTTCCCGTTCTTCGCTGGCCGGGCGGATGCTTTGCCGATGAATACCACTGGATGGACGGCATTGGTCCGAAAGAGAACCGTCCGAAGATGGTGAATAACAACTGGGGCGGAACCATTGAAGATAACAGTTTCGGAACACACGAGTTTTTGAATCTTTGCGAGATGCTGGGTTGCGAACCATACGTGAGCGGAAATGTAGGTAGCGGCACAGTGGAAGAGCTTGCCAAATGGGTAGAATATATAACTTCTGACGGAGACTCCCCTATGGCCAACCTTCGCCGTAAGAATGGTCGAGACAAAGCATGGAAACTGAAATATCTCGGTGTAGGAAATGAAAGCTGGGGATGCGGCGGCAGCATGCGTCCGGAATATTACGCAGACTTATATCGCCGTTATTCTACTTATTGCCGTAATTATGACGGCAACCGTTTGTTCAAGATTGCCAGTGGCGCAAGCGACTATGATTACAAATGGACAGATGTATTGATGAATCGTGTAGGACATCGGATGGACGGTCTTTCTCTGCACTATTATACCGTAACCGGATGGAGTGGCAGCAAAGGATCAGCCACTCAATTCAACAAGGATGATTATTACTGGACGATGGGCAAATGTCTGGAAGTGGAAGATGTACTAAAAAAACATTGTGCCATCATGGACAAATATGACAAGGACAAGAAAATCGCTCTCTTACTGGACGAATGGGGAACCTGGTGGGATGAGGAACCGGGAACCATCAAAGGACATCTGTATCAGCAGAACACATTGCGTGATGCTTTCGTGGCTTCTTTAAGTCTTGATGTATTCCACAAATATACCGACCGTCTGAAGATGGCAAATATCGCACAGATTGTCAATGTACTTCAATCGATGATCCTGACAAAAGACAAAGAAATGGTGTTGACTCCTACTTATTATGTCTTCAAAATGTATAAAGTACACCAGGATGCCACGTATCTTCCTATCGACCTGACCTGCGAAAAGATAAGTGTACGTGATAACCGCACGGTACCAATGGTGAGCGCCACAGCTTCCAAAAACAAAGATGGAGTGATTCACCTTTCTCTTTCTAATGTAGATACTGACGAAGCACAGGAAATCACCATCAATCTGGGTGATACGAAAGCTAAGAAAGCTGTCGGAGAGATTCTGACCTCTGCCAAACTGACCGATTACAATTCTTTTGAAAAACCTGATATTGTAAAACCGGCGCCTTTCAAAGAGGTAAAAATCAATAAAGGTACAATGAAGGTAAAACTTCCTGCTAAATCCATTGTTACTTTAGAGTTACAGTAG
- a CDS encoding beta-L-arabinofuranosidase has product MKTTSFILALVLSSSLVKAQNTPQVSYFPLQNVKLLDSPFLQAQQTDLHYILALDPDRLLAPFLREAGLQPKAPSYTNWENTGLDGHIGGHYLSALSMMYAATGDTAVYNRLHYMLNELKRAQQTVGTGFIGGTPGSLQLWKDIKVGKIRAGGFDLNGKWVPLYNIHKTYAGLRDAYLYAGSDLARQMLIAFTDWMIDITSGLSDGQMQDMLRSEHGGLNETFADVAEITGNKKYLELARRFSHKLILDPLIKEEDKLTGMHANTQIPKVIGYKRIAELSQDDKNWNHAAEWDHAARFFWNTVVNHRSVCIGGNSVREHFHPSDNFTSMLNDVQGPETCNTYNMLRLTKMLYQNSHNPHHTNEPDPNYVNYYERALYNHILASQEPDKGGFVYFTPMRPGHYRVYSQPETSMWCCVGSGLENHTKYGEFIYAYQKDTLYVNLFIPSQLTWKEQGITLTQETRFPDDGKVTLRIDEAPKKKRTLMIRIPEWANQSKGYSVSINGKRKIFVMAKGNQYLPLSRKWRKGDVITFNLPMKVSVEQIPDKKDYYAFLYGPIVLAASTSTEHLDGLYADDSRGGHIAHGKQIPLQEVPMLIGNPDSICKSLQKEQNSRITFSYNGEVYPAQGKALELVPFFRLHNSRYAVYFRQASEEQFKAIQEEMATAERKATELANQTIDLIFPGEQQPESDHDIQYERAETGTNKDRHFRRAKGWFGYQLKVKEEASRLQITVRKDDRNKVAILLNDEKLAVHPTISEADKDDFITLSYVLPQKLNTGSCPIRFIPDGTEWTSAIYEVRLLK; this is encoded by the coding sequence ATGAAAACCACCTCGTTCATACTTGCACTTGTCCTGTCCAGCTCACTGGTCAAAGCTCAAAACACTCCACAGGTATCTTACTTCCCCTTACAGAATGTGAAACTATTGGATAGTCCGTTTCTGCAAGCCCAACAGACTGATTTACATTACATACTTGCATTAGACCCCGACCGTCTGCTCGCTCCTTTTCTCCGCGAAGCCGGGTTACAGCCTAAAGCCCCCAGCTACACCAATTGGGAAAATACCGGATTGGACGGACATATCGGCGGACATTATTTATCCGCGCTTTCCATGATGTATGCCGCCACCGGAGATACCGCAGTCTATAATCGCCTCCACTACATGCTGAATGAGTTGAAACGGGCACAACAAACTGTCGGCACAGGATTCATCGGTGGAACTCCGGGAAGCCTCCAACTTTGGAAAGATATAAAAGTAGGAAAGATCCGTGCCGGAGGTTTCGACCTTAACGGCAAATGGGTGCCTCTATACAATATACATAAGACTTACGCCGGATTGCGGGATGCATATCTCTATGCAGGAAGCGACCTTGCACGCCAAATGCTTATTGCTTTTACAGACTGGATGATTGACATCACTTCCGGTTTGAGCGACGGACAAATGCAGGATATGCTTCGCAGCGAACATGGCGGATTAAACGAGACTTTCGCTGATGTGGCCGAAATCACAGGCAACAAAAAATATCTGGAACTGGCACGCCGTTTCTCTCACAAGCTTATCTTAGACCCGCTTATCAAAGAGGAAGATAAGTTGACGGGGATGCACGCCAACACACAGATTCCGAAAGTGATCGGCTACAAGCGAATTGCCGAACTCTCACAAGATGACAAGAATTGGAATCATGCTGCAGAATGGGATCATGCCGCCCGTTTTTTCTGGAACACGGTAGTCAATCACCGTTCTGTCTGCATCGGAGGAAATAGCGTCCGCGAACATTTTCATCCGTCGGATAACTTCACGTCCATGCTAAACGACGTTCAAGGACCGGAGACCTGTAATACTTACAACATGCTCCGTCTTACTAAAATGCTTTATCAGAATTCTCACAATCCCCATCATACGAACGAACCTGACCCCAACTACGTAAACTATTACGAACGTGCGCTTTACAATCATATCCTAGCGTCACAAGAGCCGGATAAAGGTGGATTTGTCTACTTCACTCCTATGCGTCCGGGACACTATCGTGTGTACTCACAACCGGAAACATCAATGTGGTGCTGTGTAGGTTCAGGCCTGGAGAATCATACCAAATACGGTGAATTTATCTATGCGTATCAGAAAGACACACTTTATGTCAATCTCTTCATCCCTTCACAACTGACCTGGAAAGAGCAAGGCATTACTTTGACACAGGAAACCCGTTTCCCCGATGACGGCAAGGTAACTTTACGAATAGATGAAGCGCCTAAGAAAAAACGTACTTTAATGATACGTATTCCGGAATGGGCGAACCAATCCAAAGGATATAGCGTCAGCATCAATGGAAAAAGAAAAATATTCGTTATGGCAAAAGGTAACCAGTATCTTCCTCTCTCCCGCAAATGGAGAAAAGGAGATGTCATTACTTTCAACTTGCCGATGAAAGTCAGCGTGGAACAAATTCCCGACAAGAAAGATTATTATGCTTTCTTATATGGCCCGATCGTTCTTGCAGCTTCCACGAGCACAGAACATCTTGACGGTCTATATGCCGACGACAGCCGTGGCGGACATATCGCTCATGGCAAACAAATTCCTTTGCAAGAAGTTCCGATGCTGATAGGAAATCCAGATTCAATCTGCAAGTCTCTTCAGAAAGAACAGAATAGCCGGATTACTTTCAGCTATAACGGAGAGGTTTATCCTGCACAAGGCAAAGCATTGGAACTCGTTCCGTTCTTCCGCCTGCATAATTCCCGTTATGCCGTTTATTTCCGACAGGCAAGTGAAGAGCAATTTAAAGCGATTCAGGAAGAGATGGCAACGGCTGAACGAAAAGCAACAGAATTGGCTAATCAAACCATTGACCTTATCTTCCCCGGCGAACAGCAGCCGGAGTCTGACCATGACATCCAGTATGAGCGGGCAGAAACAGGAACGAATAAAGACCGGCATTTCCGACGTGCCAAAGGTTGGTTCGGCTATCAGCTGAAAGTGAAAGAGGAAGCAAGCCGCCTCCAGATTACAGTACGGAAAGATGACCGTAACAAAGTGGCTATTCTTCTGAATGACGAAAAGTTGGCTGTTCATCCTACTATCAGTGAAGCGGATAAAGACGATTTCATAACCCTTTCTTATGTTCTGCCTCAAAAACTGAATACAGGTAGTTGTCCGATACGTTTTATCCCTGACGGGACGGAATGGACCTCTGCCATTTATGAAGTGCGTTTGCTAAAATAA
- a CDS encoding xylulokinase, with translation MKLDAKSTIEAGKAILGIELGSTRIKAVLIDQENKPIAQGSHTWENQLVDGLWTYSIEAIWSGLQDCYADLRTNVKNLYGIEIETLAAIGVSAMMHGYMPFNKKEEILVPFRTWRNTNTGRAAAALSELFVYNIPLRWSISHLYQAILDNEAHVNDIDFLTTLAGYVHWQITGKKVLGIGDASGMLPIDPTTNNYSAEMVAKFDKLIAPKEYSWKLEDILPKVLSAGENAGVLTPEGSKKLDASGHLKAGIPVCPPEGDAGTGMVATNAVKQRTGNVSAGTSSFSMIVLEKDLSKPYEMIDMVTTPDGSLVAMVHCNNCTSDLNAWVNLFKEYQELLGIPVDMDEIYSKLYNIALTGDTDCGGLLSYNYISGEPVTGFADGRPLFVRSANDKFNLANFMRSHLYASVGVLKIGNDILFNEEKIKVDRITGHGGLFRTKGVGQRILAAAINSPISVMETAGEGGAWGIALLGSYLVNNEKKQSLADFLDESVFVGDAGIEVSPTPEDVAGFNTYIENYKAGLPIEEAAVKFK, from the coding sequence ATGAAATTAGACGCAAAATCAACCATCGAAGCTGGCAAAGCCATTCTTGGTATAGAACTGGGGTCAACACGGATAAAAGCTGTGTTGATTGACCAGGAAAACAAGCCCATTGCTCAAGGCAGCCACACTTGGGAAAACCAGTTAGTTGACGGACTCTGGACTTATAGCATTGAAGCTATCTGGTCGGGACTGCAAGACTGCTACGCTGACCTTCGCACGAACGTAAAGAACTTATACGGCATAGAGATTGAAACGCTGGCCGCTATCGGTGTCAGCGCCATGATGCATGGTTATATGCCGTTCAACAAAAAAGAAGAAATCCTCGTGCCTTTCCGCACTTGGAGAAATACGAATACAGGTCGGGCAGCTGCTGCTTTATCAGAACTGTTTGTCTACAACATTCCTCTGCGATGGAGCATTTCCCATTTGTACCAGGCTATCCTGGACAATGAAGCGCATGTGAATGACATTGATTTCCTGACTACTCTGGCAGGTTATGTACATTGGCAGATAACCGGCAAAAAGGTATTGGGTATCGGCGACGCATCGGGTATGCTCCCTATCGATCCGACAACCAACAACTACTCGGCTGAAATGGTGGCTAAATTCGATAAACTGATTGCTCCGAAAGAATACAGCTGGAAACTGGAGGATATTCTGCCTAAAGTATTGTCGGCAGGTGAAAATGCCGGTGTCCTCACTCCGGAAGGAAGTAAAAAGCTCGACGCATCGGGTCATTTGAAGGCAGGAATACCGGTTTGTCCACCGGAAGGAGACGCAGGTACCGGAATGGTTGCAACCAATGCAGTCAAACAACGCACCGGAAATGTATCGGCAGGTACTTCTTCATTCTCTATGATTGTATTGGAGAAAGATTTGTCGAAGCCATACGAAATGATTGACATGGTGACCACTCCTGACGGAAGTTTGGTAGCGATGGTGCATTGCAACAACTGTACTTCTGATCTCAACGCATGGGTTAACCTGTTCAAAGAATATCAGGAACTTCTGGGCATACCTGTAGATATGGATGAAATCTATAGCAAACTCTACAATATTGCGCTCACCGGTGATACCGACTGCGGAGGTTTGCTTTCATACAATTATATTTCAGGCGAGCCTGTAACAGGATTTGCTGACGGAAGACCGTTGTTTGTACGTTCGGCAAATGACAAGTTCAACCTGGCAAACTTTATGAGGTCTCACTTGTATGCTTCAGTAGGAGTGCTCAAGATTGGCAATGACATCCTGTTCAACGAAGAAAAAATCAAAGTGGACAGAATCACAGGTCATGGAGGATTATTCAGAACAAAAGGAGTAGGTCAAAGAATACTTGCTGCAGCTATCAACTCACCTATTTCTGTGATGGAAACAGCCGGTGAAGGTGGTGCCTGGGGTATTGCCCTGTTAGGTTCTTACCTCGTGAACAATGAAAAGAAACAATCTCTTGCCGATTTTCTGGATGAAAGCGTATTTGTCGGTGACGCGGGTATCGAGGTATCACCTACACCCGAGGATGTAGCCGGTTTCAATACATACATCGAAAACTATAAGGCAGGATTACCTATCGAAGAAGCAGCAGTCAAATTTAAATAA